The Pocillopora verrucosa isolate sample1 chromosome 9, ASM3666991v2, whole genome shotgun sequence genome includes the window TCTCCGAGGTGCGTCATTAATAGCAGTCATTTGTTGGAAGCTGGTGATATTTACACTTTGATCAAATGGCCACCTAACTAACACTCAAACTTCACAGTTTAATTTCTCTCAGCTTTCAATGAATGGTCATAAATCTGTTTATGTACACCCAAGGGTAATGATAACTCCCCTGCGGCACGATCATGCCTCATTAGCAAAGCTTTACACCTAAGTATACCGTTACCCGGGAATCCTGGAAACTTACTGCTTTCCAtagtgaacagaagacaaaatGAGAATGCTAAGTCAAAGCTCTATTGAACTTATATCACGAGTCGATGTCAACGAGGTCGAGGTCATTCGCCTTTTGGGATCAGGTGGGTTTGGTTCTGTCTTCGAAGCTATGCACAAGAACTGCAAGGTTGCCATGAAGAGGTTTCACACCAACACTCGCAACAAAAAAGCGGCGATGCAAAGCTTCGAGGCTGAAGTGCACCACGAAGTCTTGTCTCTGAAACATCCAAACATTGTGCGAGTATTGGGAACCAACGCAGCGCGCAGCCTTGAAGAACAACCGTTTATAATCATGGAGTTTGTCAGTTCAAGAAACTTGCAACATGTGCTGGACGACGCGGATGAAAAAGTCGATTTTAAACGGCGCGTCACATTTGCATACGAGGTGGCGCTTGCCTTGGAATATGTGCATGACAATAACATCGCACATCTCGACCTAAAACCCGCCAACGTTCTTATAGCTCCGGATGGTAGCTGTAAACTCGCCGATTTTGGATGCTGTCAGATCATCCAAGAACGGCCCAATACACCGTCACGATCGTATCTCACCGGAACATATGCCTACCGGGCTCCCGAACTCCTGAAGGGGGAAAGTCCCAccttcaaagctgacgttttttCCCTAGGAATCTGCTTGTGGCAGTTTTGGACCCGTGAAATTCCGTACAAGCTACAAAATCATCAGATTGTGATCTTCCGAGTTGTTGCCTGTAATCTGCGTCCGGAGATCCCCGAGGGAAATGACGTAGACAACCGGTACCGGGAGCTGATGACGTCATCATGGAATGGCAATCCCGAGGAAAGGCCTTCTATGACCGCGGTCGTAAACTTGCTTAAGTGTTTGATTCCTTGAAACTTGAATGACTCTGATATCAAAGATTAAATTgaaagtatatatatattttaattttattgaagAGTGCTGGTCACACGCACGTAAAGTTTGTTTCATATAATGTAGATTAAATACAAATGATCGGATATATAACTGTAGTATATAAAGAAGTTTATATTAAAATGCAAAGCGGAGAGTTATTTATTTAAGAGATATTTTACTATATTGAGATATATAATTACTTGTTAGTAGGAAAAGAGAGATTTATTATGTGTATTATTCGTTAATGTAATTTTGAATCATTATCACGCCATTTAAAAATGCATCGTTTCATTTTATACAGACCTCTGATGCATTTAATTACACACAATTCGCAACTTCTCGCCtttttttaacaacaacaagacaaaaatcttgaaaaatggGCTGAGGGCCAGAATAAAAGGCTTTACCTTAATCTCTGCGACAAtttctcgtttttcttttcataattctttttattttttatcgaAGGTAATAACGGATTGGTAAGCTTAAAGATTCTATACGCGATTACGTGGAGATTGTGACCACCTTGTTGGATGAATTGTTTTTCCGGTTTCTCTCAATCGGGCCAACTCATTTTCGCTCTCGTCGAAACATTTTCGGGTTTAAAGTATCCAAAGGTCGACAAATGTGAAGCCTGTGGAAAAGAATCTTTGTGCGTACCAATGTTATGCCCAGAAGCCCAGTCTTACCTTCGACTGGAAGAGACAAAGAGATCTTTTTTAGCTCTTCAGCTTCAGCGGAAGAAGTGAGACATTCCACTTAACTAGTTCACGCAAGAGGACATGGCGTAAAAATCCTCTTCAGAAGTTTACCGCAGTCACAAACAAAATATTGCGCCTGCATGCAGCCTCGGCTAAACTGGGAGCGAATAAAATTTATAACTTGATTGGATGGTTAGTGTATGACGTAATTATCTTGGAAGTGAGACAAAGGAACTTATCGATGTCGTCGTGCTCTCGCGCGTGATATACTTCTCTTAGAAGTACTTGATCAGTGTTTCTTTTCGTTCAGCCATTTGGCCCAAAGATTTAGTTTCCCTTCCTTTCCTTTGGTCGTCATACTGGCTTGCTAACCCAGGAATCTATCCCTGGACTGATTTTATCGGAAACAGTCCTCATTGCTTAGCAGGTTAGCCAATTTTAGTGGAATTCCCCTTTGTTTGCAATCGTGGATTGAATAACCTTCGATTAGCCACGAGATGTGATTGTGCCGTAAAGACGTAGTATTTTCCCGTCTAGTCTTGTCTTTAACAGCTTTGGtttgtgttatgttttttttaccttagtGGGACTGCAGATCCTGACCGGCTAACGGACCAGATTTAAAGAATATGGACAAGATTAATGGGGATCCTGTTGCTGGCGAGAGCCACCCTCAAGAAATCTTACAAGGGTCGGTGTACAGCGACGGTGGTTACATCCCGCCGGAAGATTTGAATAACCATTTCGAAGAAGATGACGGACTGGACTTAGAGGGATATCAACCGACGTATGCTGAAGCTTTCCCTCCCCTTCCAAGCGCTCATGTGGAGAATTCAACGCAAAGCGACGCCGGATCAAAATGGCGAACTGGAACGGGTCCGATTCGCTCTACCACTGTGACTCAGGTATATATAACTGAAATCGCATagagacaaaaaggaaattaacgTCCTAAAGAGGAATTCTAAATAAGTGAAGGttaatttgttctttttgaaCTTGTCTAATATTTATTAGTTTGGTATGAATATAGCTGATTTGAGTTCTTTACTTAGATTGCTACGTTCAGCGTGAAAATTGATACAACCTCACGACTGGAATTGCCTTTCTCTGTTTCGCCCACGGGATCGCTTTTATTTCATAATATGGAAAAGAACGTCCATGAAATAGATAGTATCAGTTATTGTAAACTTATTTTTGTCTGTAGTTGTTACGCCTAGAATATTTCCTCTCGATAGACAATGAACGATGCTTAGTTCTTCAAGCCACGTTTACAGGTCTTCCGGTCAGCCCACGGCTTACGGTGTTGGCTGTTGTTGAAGTATGAAGAAATAGTTTCATTAAATTATTCCCTGACATAGTAACTGCCAAAGAACATTGTCGTTATATTGACACGTTTTTCCTTTGTGTACTTTTTTAACAGTTGAGCGTTTTTCTGCTTCAATCTCGACAGAATTTTGCTAGTTAGTTTTGAACCATACAAAGCATCAATAatttaagtgatattttcatAATTCTTGCCTCAATGGTTGGTAAAATGTTGACATTATTTCACGACACATTAAAATCAATGGAATTATGTAGTTGATCGCCAAGTTTTTTAATCGTTGAGTTCTGAGTAGAAAATAGTCGAAAACCATTTCTcaggaataatgaaaaatacctCTATATTGCTGATCCACACTTTCTGAATTCACGCAGTTTCACAGTTAATTTTTAGCGTTCCGTTTTTATCGTGCCTTCTTTGATAACTAAGTAAAAAGGTATTTGTGAGGTCTTAGCGACATGTACAAAACAGTCTTAAAGTTCTGATCACATGTTTCTTCGAGTTTCGCCGGCACTGTTGTCACGAAATAGGCAATTTGCATAGCGAACAATGACTATCTGAATAGAGTTAATTTTTCCCTACGTGTCCCGCCAACAGCCCACTTCATATTAAACTAATTTTCCTATCATGAAAATAAGCG containing:
- the LOC131782310 gene encoding serine/threonine-protein kinase mos-like, whose translation is MRMLSQSSIELISRVDVNEVEVIRLLGSGGFGSVFEAMHKNCKVAMKRFHTNTRNKKAAMQSFEAEVHHEVLSLKHPNIVRVLGTNAARSLEEQPFIIMEFVSSRNLQHVLDDADEKVDFKRRVTFAYEVALALEYVHDNNIAHLDLKPANVLIAPDGSCKLADFGCCQIIQERPNTPSRSYLTGTYAYRAPELLKGESPTFKADVFSLGICLWQFWTREIPYKLQNHQIVIFRVVACNLRPEIPEGNDVDNRYRELMTSSWNGNPEERPSMTAVVNLLKCLIP